A stretch of the Desulfovibrio legallii genome encodes the following:
- a CDS encoding DMT family transporter: MGFFYGLLSSAAFGLIPLFALPLIHGGMPASLALFYRFAIAAVVLGGILVLRGERLHASARSLCLLAGMSCMYALAALLMFWGFAYMPSGVAATLQFLYPVMVMLLMIAFFHERFSWITACAVALALLGVHLLGGGAGGRVQPIGVALLLASALCNALYITAIFAARIPHMSGLVMTFYVLALSGLLTLVNCLATGVFRPLRSWRELGLALLLALITAVVSNLTLILAVQRIGSTLASVLGVMEPLTAVLAGVLVFHEPFTPPIAAGVALIVASVILVLLGERIRALGARLRRRNGAG; encoded by the coding sequence ATGGGTTTCTTCTACGGTCTGCTGTCCTCGGCCGCTTTCGGCCTGATCCCCCTGTTCGCCCTGCCCCTGATCCACGGGGGCATGCCCGCTTCCCTGGCGCTGTTCTACCGCTTTGCCATTGCCGCCGTGGTTCTGGGCGGCATCCTGGTTCTGCGGGGCGAGCGCCTCCACGCCAGCGCGCGCTCCCTCTGCCTGCTCGCGGGCATGAGCTGCATGTACGCCCTGGCCGCTCTGCTCATGTTCTGGGGCTTTGCCTACATGCCCAGCGGCGTGGCCGCCACCCTCCAGTTTCTCTATCCGGTCATGGTCATGCTGCTCATGATCGCTTTTTTCCATGAGCGCTTTTCCTGGATTACAGCCTGCGCCGTGGCCCTGGCCCTCCTGGGCGTGCACCTGCTGGGCGGCGGCGCGGGCGGCCGCGTGCAGCCCATAGGCGTGGCCCTGCTGCTCGCCTCCGCCCTTTGCAACGCCCTTTATATCACCGCCATCTTCGCTGCCCGCATTCCCCACATGAGCGGCCTGGTCATGACCTTCTACGTCCTGGCCCTGAGCGGCCTGCTCACCCTGGTCAACTGCCTGGCCACCGGCGTCTTCCGCCCTTTGCGCTCCTGGCGCGAGCTGGGCCTCGCCCTGCTGCTCGCCCTGATCACCGCCGTGGTCTCCAACCTCACCCTCATCCTGGCCGTGCAGCGCATCGGCTCCACCCTCGCCTCCGTCCTCGGCGTCATGGAACCCCTCACCGCCGTTCTGGCGGGCGTCCTCGTCTTCCATGAACCCTTCACGCCCCCCATCGCCGCCGGCGTCGCCCTCATTGTCGCCTCCGTCATCCTCGTCCTCCTCGGCGAGAGGATCCGCGCCCTGGGCGCGCGCTTGCGCAGACGCAACGGGGCGGGGTAA
- the rdgB gene encoding RdgB/HAM1 family non-canonical purine NTP pyrophosphatase, with protein sequence MTAALRIVLATHNAGKVRELAEPLAHAGVEVLGLAAFPEIGEIDEYGLTFEENARIKAETVARHTGLVSVADDSGLEVDALDGAPGVHSARYADDWPLLPGESRDARNMRKLLHALAAVPEARRACRYVCCMTAVTPDGRSLTTRGTWEGRLLAEQRGSNGFGYDPLFFDPTLGLTAAQMTPEQKNARSHRGKALRALLEGWAAFVRA encoded by the coding sequence ATGACTGCCGCGCTGCGCATTGTTCTGGCCACCCATAATGCGGGCAAGGTCCGCGAGCTGGCCGAACCCCTGGCCCACGCCGGGGTGGAGGTGCTTGGCCTCGCCGCCTTTCCCGAAATCGGCGAAATCGACGAATACGGCCTGACCTTTGAGGAAAACGCCCGCATCAAGGCCGAAACCGTGGCCCGGCACACCGGGCTTGTGAGCGTGGCTGACGACTCCGGCCTGGAGGTGGACGCTCTGGACGGCGCGCCGGGCGTGCACTCCGCCCGCTACGCCGACGACTGGCCCCTGCTGCCCGGCGAAAGCCGCGACGCCCGCAATATGCGCAAGCTCCTCCACGCCCTGGCGGCCGTGCCCGAGGCCCGCCGCGCCTGCCGCTACGTCTGCTGCATGACCGCCGTTACGCCCGACGGCCGGAGCCTGACCACGCGCGGCACATGGGAAGGCCGCCTGCTTGCGGAACAACGCGGAAGCAACGGCTTTGGCTATGACCCGCTTTTTTTTGACCCGACCCTGGGCCTGACCGCCGCCCAGATGACCCCGGAGCAGAAAAACGCCCGCAGCCACCGCGGTAAGGCCCTGCGCGCCCTGCTGGAAGGCTGGGCCGCCTTTGTCCGGGCCTGA
- a CDS encoding N-acetylneuraminate synthase family protein: MDIMDIFAVPRPETRIPAPYVIAEAGVNHEGSMDIARRLIDEAAASGADAIKFQTYKAATLASKDSPAYWDTSKEPTRSQYELFRKHDSFWKNEFEALKKHCDAAGIAFMSTPFDVESAHFLNDLMDVFKISSSDITNKPFIRILCDFGKPILLSTGAAYLHEIAEAVEWIEARGNKLALLHCVLNYPTADENAALGMIPALKRHFPGHVIGYSDHTLPKDMHILETAVLLGARVLEKHFTHDKTLPGNDHYHAMDKEDLRRFRTRLAATLASVGEMEVRALPEEEPARQHARRSLVTARAVPAGQPLTPADLTWKRPAHGISPRNYDAVLGLRARRDLPEDTVLTWADLDKA, from the coding sequence ATGGATATTATGGATATATTTGCCGTCCCCAGACCGGAAACGCGCATCCCCGCGCCCTACGTCATCGCCGAGGCCGGCGTGAACCACGAAGGCAGCATGGACATTGCCCGCAGGCTCATTGACGAGGCCGCTGCCAGCGGGGCCGACGCCATCAAGTTCCAGACCTACAAGGCGGCCACCCTGGCCTCCAAGGACTCCCCGGCCTACTGGGACACCAGCAAGGAACCCACCAGAAGCCAGTACGAGCTGTTCAGAAAGCACGACTCCTTCTGGAAAAACGAGTTTGAGGCGCTGAAAAAACACTGCGACGCGGCGGGCATCGCCTTCATGTCCACGCCCTTTGACGTGGAGTCCGCCCACTTTCTCAACGACCTCATGGACGTCTTCAAAATCTCGTCGTCGGACATCACCAACAAGCCCTTTATCCGCATCCTCTGCGATTTCGGCAAGCCCATCCTGCTCTCCACCGGCGCGGCCTATCTGCACGAAATCGCCGAAGCCGTGGAGTGGATAGAAGCCAGGGGCAACAAACTGGCCCTGCTGCACTGCGTGCTCAACTACCCCACTGCAGACGAAAACGCCGCCCTGGGCATGATCCCCGCGCTCAAGCGCCACTTCCCCGGCCACGTTATCGGCTATTCCGACCACACCCTGCCCAAGGACATGCACATCCTGGAAACCGCCGTGCTCCTGGGCGCGCGCGTGCTGGAAAAACACTTTACCCACGATAAAACCCTGCCCGGCAACGACCACTACCACGCCATGGACAAGGAAGACCTGCGCCGCTTCCGCACCCGCCTGGCCGCCACCCTGGCCAGCGTGGGCGAAATGGAAGTGCGCGCCCTGCCGGAAGAAGAACCCGCCCGGCAGCACGCCCGCCGCTCTCTGGTCACGGCCCGCGCCGTGCCCGCCGGCCAGCCCCTTACGCCCGCCGACCTCACCTGGAAGCGCCCGGCCCACGGCATCTCGCCCCGCAACTACGATGCCGTGCTGGGCCTGCGCGCCCGCCGCGACCTGCCCGAAGACACTGTGCTCACCTGGGCGGACCTGGATAAGGCCTGA
- a CDS encoding LIC12162 family transferase — MDNGRPTLVLGRMPRGADPAAFRAAGPWCFAEQEEFFPDWEQRFTFAPEPLTDLALQEQACAEVKALCADALPALAARLCPHSRDLPPAYWETLLAPWAMNVAKQIVERWWRVKAMIRAWGQTPLQVPLLPATCTFFFAAGPDFVLHGALGHTFNHWLFSRLLEPVFPPAWSKVWLPPETKAYGRLTRAAGRARLRELARNALLRLPFPCIKGASLGQSLRFSLALLHRSHGPDLSTPLAAYGSAATGRTPDLPQPYAADPLPLFLPALPRLLAGLRHPRRLRPALWGPRLRVASVLAYEDAAYRQRLALWRGRGHRLMYVQHGSDYGQVRCLTEVEMVEYAQHAFATWGWSRHAGCRGNFIPLPHPQLARLAGRWHGANGHNLLLVGTEMPAFGYRLDAHPSPLQVLDYRKDKARFFAALSRDLQGKSLYRPYFPVPGSLRDADWVLERFPAVRLAAGPLDKHLFACRLLVLDHNGTTLLEALAADMPVIAFWRREVWPLTPESDALLDLLAQAGVWQPTPEAAAAQVARVWEAPLAWWQSEPVRQARRAYCREQARTVEGSVNPHWIQTLKSL; from the coding sequence ATGGACAACGGCCGTCCTACCCTTGTGCTCGGCCGCATGCCCCGGGGGGCGGACCCCGCCGCCTTCCGGGCGGCGGGCCCCTGGTGCTTTGCCGAACAGGAAGAATTCTTCCCCGATTGGGAACAGCGCTTTACCTTCGCGCCCGAACCCCTTACGGACCTTGCCCTGCAGGAGCAGGCCTGCGCCGAGGTCAAGGCCCTCTGCGCCGACGCCCTGCCCGCCCTGGCGGCCCGGCTTTGCCCGCACAGCCGCGACCTGCCCCCGGCCTATTGGGAAACCCTGCTGGCCCCCTGGGCCATGAACGTGGCCAAGCAGATTGTGGAACGCTGGTGGCGCGTCAAAGCCATGATCCGGGCCTGGGGGCAGACGCCCCTGCAAGTGCCCCTGCTGCCCGCAACCTGCACCTTTTTCTTCGCCGCCGGGCCGGACTTCGTCCTGCACGGCGCCCTGGGGCACACCTTCAACCACTGGCTGTTCTCCCGCCTGCTGGAGCCGGTCTTTCCCCCGGCCTGGAGCAAAGTCTGGCTGCCGCCGGAGACCAAGGCTTATGGCCGCCTTACCAGGGCAGCAGGCCGCGCCCGCCTGCGGGAACTGGCCCGCAACGCCCTGCTGCGCCTGCCCTTCCCTTGCATCAAAGGCGCGAGCCTGGGGCAGAGCCTGCGCTTTTCTCTGGCCCTGCTGCACCGCAGCCACGGGCCGGACCTTTCCACGCCCCTTGCCGCCTACGGCAGCGCGGCCACGGGTCGGACCCCGGACCTGCCGCAGCCCTACGCCGCCGATCCCCTGCCCCTTTTTCTGCCCGCCCTGCCGCGCCTGCTGGCCGGGCTGCGCCACCCGCGCCGCCTGCGCCCCGCCCTGTGGGGCCCGCGCCTGCGCGTGGCCAGCGTGCTGGCCTACGAGGACGCCGCCTACCGCCAGCGCCTGGCCCTCTGGCGCGGTCGCGGCCACCGGCTTATGTATGTGCAGCACGGCAGCGACTACGGCCAGGTGCGCTGCCTTACGGAAGTGGAAATGGTGGAATACGCCCAGCACGCTTTTGCCACCTGGGGCTGGAGCCGCCATGCGGGCTGCCGCGGCAACTTCATCCCCCTGCCCCACCCGCAGCTGGCCCGGCTTGCCGGCCGCTGGCACGGCGCAAATGGCCACAATCTCCTCCTGGTCGGCACGGAAATGCCCGCCTTCGGCTACCGGCTGGACGCCCACCCCTCGCCCCTCCAGGTGCTGGACTACCGCAAGGACAAAGCCCGCTTTTTCGCCGCCCTGAGCCGCGACCTGCAAGGCAAAAGCCTGTACCGCCCCTATTTCCCCGTGCCCGGCAGCCTGCGCGACGCCGATTGGGTGCTGGAACGCTTCCCCGCCGTGCGCCTGGCCGCCGGCCCCCTGGACAAACACCTTTTCGCCTGCCGCCTGCTGGTGCTGGACCACAACGGCACCACCCTGCTGGAAGCCCTGGCCGCCGATATGCCCGTTATCGCCTTCTGGCGGCGGGAGGTCTGGCCCCTCACCCCGGAAAGCGACGCCCTGCTGGATCTGCTGGCCCAGGCCGGCGTCTGGCAGCCCACGCCGGAGGCCGCCGCGGCCCAGGTCGCCCGGGTCTGGGAAGCCCCCTTGGCCTGGTGGCAAAGCGAGCCCGTGCGGCAGGCCCGTCGGGCCTACTGCCGGGAACAGGCCCGCACGGTGGAAGGCAGCGTCAATCCCCACTGGATCCAAACCCTCAAGAGTTTATAA
- a CDS encoding tetratricopeptide repeat protein, with the protein MSLPFIPRAAAAAFCLLCLLSLAAPAPAAEADAGKTLQEVQTALDKNDYDQAVRLLKPLVDQRHPEALYVMGRLILDGKGVKKNATRAAEFFRLAAEGGDLSAMNSWGTALASGEGVPRNYREAARWFRKAAEQGHATAQYNLGYLYAHGRGVAKDETAAMDWLARAANQGLADAQYSLGWLCLNSKGENQSDTKAAHWFEQAAQQDDPKAQNNLAYMYAEGRGVAQDPARAVQWYQRAADQGYAEAQYNLGFMYEQGRGVAQDYTKAVDWYRKAAEQNEPSAQYSLGLMYDQGTGVPRNLSEANRWYHLAAKNGDPDAKAVVRAQKSAPAKQPGKPRQQSHRKPQ; encoded by the coding sequence ATGTCATTGCCCTTTATCCCACGCGCCGCAGCCGCGGCCTTCTGCCTCCTCTGCCTCCTCAGCCTCGCCGCCCCCGCCCCGGCGGCCGAAGCCGATGCGGGCAAAACCCTCCAGGAAGTGCAGACCGCCCTGGACAAAAACGACTACGACCAGGCCGTGCGCCTGCTCAAACCCCTGGTGGACCAACGGCACCCCGAAGCCCTCTACGTCATGGGCCGCCTGATCCTGGACGGCAAGGGCGTTAAAAAGAACGCCACCCGCGCCGCGGAATTTTTCCGCCTGGCGGCCGAAGGCGGCGACCTGAGCGCCATGAACTCCTGGGGCACGGCCCTGGCCTCCGGCGAAGGCGTGCCCCGCAACTACCGCGAGGCCGCCCGCTGGTTCCGCAAAGCCGCGGAGCAAGGCCACGCCACGGCCCAGTACAACCTGGGCTACCTTTACGCCCACGGCCGGGGCGTGGCCAAGGACGAAACCGCCGCCATGGACTGGCTCGCCCGCGCGGCCAACCAGGGCCTGGCCGACGCCCAGTACTCCCTGGGCTGGCTCTGCCTCAACAGCAAAGGCGAAAACCAAAGCGACACCAAGGCCGCCCACTGGTTTGAACAGGCCGCCCAGCAGGACGACCCCAAAGCCCAGAACAACCTGGCCTACATGTACGCCGAAGGCCGGGGCGTGGCCCAGGATCCGGCCCGGGCCGTGCAGTGGTACCAGCGCGCCGCCGACCAGGGCTACGCCGAAGCCCAGTACAACCTGGGCTTCATGTACGAACAGGGCCGCGGCGTGGCCCAGGACTACACCAAGGCCGTGGACTGGTACCGCAAGGCCGCCGAACAAAACGAACCCTCCGCCCAGTATTCCCTGGGCCTTATGTACGACCAGGGCACCGGCGTGCCCCGCAACCTGAGCGAAGCCAACCGCTGGTACCACCTGGCCGCCAAAAACGGCGACCCCGACGCCAAAGCCGTGGTCCGCGCCCAAAAGAGCGCCCCTGCCAAACAGCCGGGCAAACCCCGTCAGCAATCGCACCGCAAACCGCAGTAG
- a CDS encoding TusE/DsrC/DsvC family sulfur relay protein, translating to MAEITYKGKSFEVDEDGFLLRFDDWCPEWMEYVKESEGISEITPDHQKILDFLQDYYKKNGIAPMVRILSKNTGYKLKEVYELFPSGPGKGACKMAGLPKPTGCV from the coding sequence ATGGCTGAGATCACCTATAAAGGTAAAAGCTTTGAAGTTGACGAAGACGGTTTCCTGCTGCGTTTTGACGACTGGTGCCCCGAATGGATGGAATATGTGAAGGAATCCGAGGGCATCTCCGAGATCACGCCTGACCACCAGAAGATTCTGGACTTCCTGCAGGACTACTACAAGAAGAACGGCATCGCCCCCATGGTCCGCATTCTTTCCAAGAACACCGGCTACAAGCTGAAGGAAGTGTACGAGCTCTTCCCCTCCGGCCCCGGTAAGGGCGCCTGCAAGATGGCTGGTCTGCCCAAGCCCACGGGCTGCGTGTAG
- a CDS encoding CBS and ACT domain-containing protein encodes MLVQNWMTTDVVSVTPETSLLKVGKLLKDHNIRRLPVLDDKGHVVGIISDRDVRDASPSKATTLDMYEMHYLLAELKAKNIMTANPVTISPAETVEKAAMLMLDHKIGGLPVVEESGRLVGILSDQDVFKALVDITGARLGGIQVGVELPDAPGTMRPIFDTLRAHNARLLSVLTASSGDDGMRQVFLRIRQMASPEAEKALLEAIGKQAHVLYCAGRGCRPCRDA; translated from the coding sequence ATGCTCGTACAGAACTGGATGACCACCGACGTTGTGAGCGTCACGCCTGAAACTTCTCTGCTCAAGGTGGGCAAGCTGCTGAAGGACCACAACATCCGCCGGTTGCCCGTGCTGGACGACAAAGGCCATGTGGTGGGCATTATTTCCGATCGCGACGTGCGCGACGCCTCGCCCTCCAAAGCCACCACGCTGGACATGTACGAGATGCACTACCTGCTGGCCGAGCTCAAGGCCAAGAACATCATGACGGCCAACCCCGTCACCATTTCCCCGGCGGAAACGGTGGAAAAGGCCGCCATGCTCATGCTGGACCACAAGATCGGCGGCCTGCCCGTAGTGGAGGAGAGCGGCCGCCTGGTGGGCATTCTTTCCGACCAGGACGTGTTCAAGGCGCTGGTGGACATTACGGGGGCGCGGCTGGGCGGCATTCAGGTGGGCGTGGAGCTGCCGGACGCGCCCGGCACCATGCGCCCTATTTTTGATACCCTGCGTGCCCACAATGCCCGGCTGCTTTCGGTGCTGACCGCCAGCAGCGGCGACGACGGCATGCGGCAGGTTTTTTTGCGTATCCGCCAGATGGCCAGCCCCGAAGCGGAAAAGGCCCTGCTGGAGGCCATTGGCAAGCAGGCCCATGTGCTGTACTGCGCTGGGCGCGGATGCAGGCCGTGCCGTGATGCATAA
- the dnaJ gene encoding molecular chaperone DnaJ, protein MELDYYEVLGVARDADTDAIKRAYRKLALKYHPDHNPGDAEAEQKFKEAAEAYDVLRDPEKRARYDRFGQAGVQGGAGGFGSTEDIFAHFSDIFGDLFGFSTAARGPRPTAGADLRYNLTISFAQAAKGDEITLSLPKHVVCSECRGSGAAPGSKAETCRHCGGSGQVRRTQGFFQIAMPCPVCHGSGQVIVKPCPRCKGEGVVTDTRELVVRVPAGVDTGTRLRVRGEGEPGEHGGPPGDLYVVLTVETDKRWRREGQDLLCTQEISFVQAALGHRVEAPGLDGPLPLEIPRGVQSGTLLRLAGEGLPYPGRQARGDLLVEVRVLTPTRLSKEQEDLLRQFAAASEKTPLAKVKKAAKKISKAMGLE, encoded by the coding sequence ATGGAGCTTGATTACTACGAGGTGCTGGGCGTCGCCCGCGACGCCGATACGGACGCCATCAAACGCGCCTACCGGAAGCTGGCCCTCAAATACCACCCGGACCACAACCCTGGGGACGCCGAGGCCGAACAGAAGTTCAAAGAGGCCGCCGAGGCCTATGACGTGCTGCGCGACCCGGAAAAGCGCGCCCGCTATGACCGCTTCGGGCAGGCGGGCGTGCAGGGCGGCGCAGGGGGCTTCGGCAGCACCGAGGACATCTTCGCCCACTTCAGCGACATTTTCGGCGATCTGTTCGGGTTTTCCACGGCGGCCCGCGGTCCGCGGCCTACGGCCGGGGCCGATCTGCGCTACAATCTGACCATTTCTTTTGCCCAGGCGGCCAAAGGGGACGAGATCACCCTTTCCCTGCCCAAGCATGTGGTCTGTTCCGAATGCCGCGGCAGCGGCGCGGCGCCGGGCAGCAAGGCCGAAACCTGCCGCCACTGCGGCGGTTCGGGCCAGGTGCGGCGCACGCAGGGCTTTTTTCAGATCGCCATGCCCTGTCCGGTGTGCCACGGTTCCGGCCAGGTTATCGTCAAGCCCTGCCCGCGCTGCAAGGGCGAGGGCGTGGTGACCGACACCCGCGAGCTGGTGGTGCGGGTGCCTGCCGGCGTGGATACGGGCACGCGCCTGCGTGTGCGCGGCGAGGGCGAGCCTGGGGAACACGGCGGCCCGCCCGGCGATCTCTATGTGGTGCTGACGGTGGAGACCGACAAACGCTGGCGGCGTGAAGGGCAGGATTTGCTCTGCACGCAGGAGATCAGTTTTGTGCAGGCCGCGCTGGGGCACCGGGTGGAGGCGCCCGGCCTGGACGGCCCGCTGCCGCTGGAAATTCCGCGCGGAGTGCAGAGCGGCACGCTGCTGCGTCTGGCCGGGGAGGGCCTGCCCTATCCCGGTCGTCAGGCGCGCGGCGATCTGCTGGTGGAGGTGCGGGTGCTGACCCCCACCAGGCTTTCCAAAGAACAGGAAGATTTGTTGCGCCAGTTTGCGGCCGCCAGCGAAAAGACGCCGCTGGCCAAGGTGAAAAAAGCCGCCAAAAAGATCAGCAAGGCCATGGGCCTGGAGTAG
- the rpoZ gene encoding DNA-directed RNA polymerase subunit omega has product MARITVEDCQERVDNRFLLVQMAIKRVHQYREGYEPLVESRNKEVVTALREIAAGRVLPDDLSLYNPLPEGQTVAGED; this is encoded by the coding sequence ATGGCCCGTATTACTGTGGAAGATTGTCAGGAACGTGTGGACAACCGCTTTTTGCTGGTGCAGATGGCCATCAAGCGGGTGCATCAGTACCGCGAAGGCTATGAGCCGCTGGTGGAATCGCGCAACAAGGAAGTGGTGACGGCCCTGCGTGAAATCGCAGCCGGCAGGGTGCTGCCTGACGACCTCAGCCTGTACAATCCGCTGCCCGAAGGGCAGACGGTGGCGGGCGAGGACTAG
- a CDS encoding tRNA lysidine(34) synthetase: MAGGKEKKRSFAQEVCVKSAGKAMQRTGMLWPGCRVGVAVSGGVDSFVLLKTLQIRQGIVPFPFEIMALHLNPGFDPQSHAALPGWLARHGIAGHVEVTDYGPEAHSHKNLRRSACFRCAWLRRKRLFELCARYGLTHLALGHNADDLVQTFFLNLCRNGRVDGMSMNESFFGGGLRLIRPLLLVEKKYILKAARQWELPVWANACPSAGHTARSAMGETLNQLYAVSRDARRCVYNGLIRWQMEANAAPGAAQADAAQPDAAPADRAPDAALRQEGAPALPPPRHCR, from the coding sequence ATGGCAGGCGGCAAGGAAAAAAAACGTTCGTTCGCGCAGGAGGTCTGCGTCAAAAGCGCTGGCAAGGCCATGCAGCGGACGGGAATGCTCTGGCCCGGCTGCCGGGTGGGGGTGGCCGTGTCCGGCGGGGTGGACAGCTTTGTGCTGCTCAAGACCCTGCAAATCCGTCAGGGCATTGTGCCCTTTCCCTTTGAAATCATGGCCCTGCACCTCAACCCCGGCTTTGACCCGCAGAGCCACGCGGCCCTGCCCGGCTGGCTGGCCCGCCACGGCATTGCCGGACATGTGGAGGTGACGGACTACGGCCCCGAAGCGCACTCGCACAAAAACCTGCGCCGTTCGGCCTGCTTCCGCTGCGCCTGGCTCCGGCGCAAGCGGCTTTTTGAGCTCTGCGCGCGCTACGGGCTCACCCACCTGGCCCTGGGGCACAATGCCGACGACCTGGTGCAGACCTTCTTCCTCAACCTCTGCCGCAACGGCCGGGTGGACGGCATGAGCATGAACGAATCCTTTTTCGGCGGCGGGCTCCGCCTTATCCGTCCGCTCCTGCTGGTGGAGAAAAAATACATCCTCAAGGCCGCCCGCCAGTGGGAGCTGCCCGTCTGGGCCAACGCCTGCCCTTCCGCAGGGCACACGGCCCGCAGCGCCATGGGGGAGACCCTGAACCAGCTCTACGCCGTGAGCCGCGACGCCCGACGCTGCGTTTACAACGGCCTGATCCGCTGGCAGATGGAGGCCAACGCCGCGCCCGGTGCGGCCCAGGCGGATGCGGCCCAACCCGATGCGGCCCCGGCAGACCGCGCGCCTGACGCGGCCCTGCGACAGGAAGGCGCGCCCGCCCTGCCCCCGCCGCGGCATTGCCGTTGA
- a CDS encoding M23 family metallopeptidase, whose amino-acid sequence MLFGKYHIVIFKEGRSGSRNLRLRGWFGCIAAVLALGLVAANVWLLRAWLESRHLDDDLQNAQRVLEDQRRQMVHLAERITGVSRDLERVQRFDSKLRIMMNMEKDPEDAGGGLDRPGDFARLYLPLHRQELAARKMQDFLDRLSESTRLEEVRQQDLLLALRENREALSSMPTIWPVVGFVSSSFGWRSSPFGGRGQFHKGLDITNRVGTPVAAPAQGAVTFSGHDGAYGISVEINHGGGITTKYGHLQRSAVQPGQWVKRGAVIGYVGNTGRTTGPHLHYEVRLNGVPVNPMRYILE is encoded by the coding sequence ATGCTTTTTGGCAAATATCACATTGTCATCTTCAAGGAAGGCCGCAGCGGCAGCCGCAATCTGCGTCTGCGCGGCTGGTTCGGCTGCATTGCCGCCGTTCTGGCGCTGGGCCTGGTGGCCGCCAACGTCTGGCTTCTGCGGGCCTGGCTTGAGTCGCGCCATCTGGACGACGACCTCCAGAACGCCCAGCGCGTTCTGGAGGACCAGCGCCGCCAGATGGTCCACCTGGCCGAGCGCATCACCGGCGTGAGCCGCGACCTGGAGCGGGTGCAGCGCTTCGACAGCAAGCTGCGCATCATGATGAACATGGAAAAAGACCCGGAGGACGCCGGCGGCGGCCTGGACCGGCCCGGGGATTTTGCCCGCCTCTATCTGCCCCTGCACCGCCAGGAGCTGGCGGCCCGCAAGATGCAGGACTTTCTCGACCGCCTTTCCGAATCCACCCGCCTGGAAGAAGTGCGCCAGCAGGATCTGCTCCTGGCCCTGCGCGAAAACCGCGAGGCCCTTTCCTCCATGCCCACCATCTGGCCCGTGGTGGGCTTCGTATCCTCCAGCTTCGGCTGGCGCTCCTCGCCCTTCGGCGGCCGGGGGCAGTTCCACAAGGGGCTGGACATCACCAACCGCGTGGGCACGCCCGTGGCGGCCCCGGCCCAGGGCGCGGTGACCTTCAGCGGGCACGACGGCGCTTACGGCATCAGCGTGGAGATCAACCACGGCGGCGGCATCACCACCAAGTACGGCCATCTGCAGCGCAGCGCCGTGCAGCCGGGCCAGTGGGTCAAGCGCGGCGCGGTCATCGGCTATGTGGGCAACACGGGCCGCACCACCGGCCCGCACCTGCACTACGAGGTGCGCCTTAACGGCGTGCCCGTCAATCCCATGCGCTATATTCTGGAATAG